A window of Triplophysa dalaica isolate WHDGS20190420 chromosome 7, ASM1584641v1, whole genome shotgun sequence contains these coding sequences:
- the dcaf7 gene encoding DDB1- and CUL4-associated factor 7 isoform X1: MSLHGKRKEIYKYEAPWTVYAMNWSVRPDKRFRLALGSFVEEYNNKVQLVGLEEESSEFVCRNTFDHPYPTTKIMWIPDTKGVYPDLLATSGDYLRIWRVNDTETRLECLLNNNKNSDFCAPLTSFDWNEVDPNLLGTSSIDTTCTIWGLETGQVLGRVNLVSGHVKTQLIAHDKEVYDIAFSRAGGGRDMFASVGADGSVRMFDLRHLEHSTIIYEDPQHHPLLRLCWNKQDPNYLATMAMDGMEVVILDVRVPCTPVARLNNHRACVNGIAWAPHSSCHICTAVADDHQALIWDIQQMPRAIEDPILAYTAEGEINNVQWASTQPDWIAICYNNCLEILRV, translated from the exons ATGTCGTTGCACGGTAAAAGAAAAGAGATCTACAAATACGAGGCGCCATGGACCGTCTATGCCATGAATTGGAGCGTCAGACCCGACAAGCGCTTTCGCTTGGCGCTCGGTAGCTTCGTCGAGGAATATAACAACAAG GTCCAACTGGTGGGTCTTGAGGAGGAGAGCTCAGAGTTTGTATGCAGGAACACATTCGATCATCCGTATCCCACTACAAAGATCATGTGGATTCCTGACACCAAGGGAGTCTATCCAGACCTCCTGGCCACCAGTGGAGATTACCTGCGGATATGGAGG GTGAATGACACAGAGACCCGGCTGGAATGCCTTTTGAATAACAACAAGAATTCCGATTTCTGCGCACCTCTGACCTCTTTTGACTGGAATGAAGTGGACCCTAATCTTCTGG GCACCTCCAGCATTGATACCACCTGCACAATCTGGGGTCTAGAGACGGGACAGGTTTTGGGAAGGGTCAACCTTGTGTCAGGCCACGTCAAAACGCAGTTAATCGCTCATGACAAGGAG GTCTATGACATTGCTTTCAGCCGCGCAGGTGGTGGGCGGGATATGTTTGCATCTGTAGGAGCAGATGGTTCTGTGCGCATGTTTGATCTGCGCCATCTGGAGCACAGCACCATCATCTATGAGGACCCTCAGCATCACCCGCTGCTGCGCCTCTGCTGGAACAAACAGGACCCCAACTACCTGGCCACCATGGCCATGGATGGCATGGAg GTTGTGATTCTGGATGTGCGTGTGCCGTGCACACCGGTGGCTCGTCTCAATAATCACCGTGCCTGTGTAAACGGCATTGCATGGGCTCCTCACTCCTCCTGCCACATATGTACAGCA GTAGCGGACGATCACCAGGCTCTGATCTGGGACATTCAGCAGATGCCTCGGGCCATCGAAGACCCCATCCTGGCCTACACGGCTGAAGGTGAGATCAACAACGTGCAGTGGGCTTCCACTCAGCCCGACTGGATCGCCATCTGCTACAACAACTGTCTGGAGATCCTGCGGGTGTAA
- the dcaf7 gene encoding DDB1- and CUL4-associated factor 7 isoform X2 codes for MSLHGKRKEIYKYEAPWTVYAMNWSVRPDKRFRLALGSFVEEYNNKVQLVGLEEESSEFVCRNTFDHPYPTTKIMWIPDTKGVYPDLLATSGDYLRIWRVNDTETRLECLLNNNKNSDFCAPLTSFDWNEVDPNLLGTSSIDTTCTIWGLETGQVLGRVNLVSGHVKTQLIAHDKEVYDIAFSRAGGGRDMFASVGADGSVRMFDLRHLEHSTIIYEDPQHHPLLRLCWNKQDPNYLATMAMDGMEVVILDVRVPCTPVARLNNHRACVNGIAWAPHSSCHICTAADDHQALIWDIQQMPRAIEDPILAYTAEGEINNVQWASTQPDWIAICYNNCLEILRV; via the exons ATGTCGTTGCACGGTAAAAGAAAAGAGATCTACAAATACGAGGCGCCATGGACCGTCTATGCCATGAATTGGAGCGTCAGACCCGACAAGCGCTTTCGCTTGGCGCTCGGTAGCTTCGTCGAGGAATATAACAACAAG GTCCAACTGGTGGGTCTTGAGGAGGAGAGCTCAGAGTTTGTATGCAGGAACACATTCGATCATCCGTATCCCACTACAAAGATCATGTGGATTCCTGACACCAAGGGAGTCTATCCAGACCTCCTGGCCACCAGTGGAGATTACCTGCGGATATGGAGG GTGAATGACACAGAGACCCGGCTGGAATGCCTTTTGAATAACAACAAGAATTCCGATTTCTGCGCACCTCTGACCTCTTTTGACTGGAATGAAGTGGACCCTAATCTTCTGG GCACCTCCAGCATTGATACCACCTGCACAATCTGGGGTCTAGAGACGGGACAGGTTTTGGGAAGGGTCAACCTTGTGTCAGGCCACGTCAAAACGCAGTTAATCGCTCATGACAAGGAG GTCTATGACATTGCTTTCAGCCGCGCAGGTGGTGGGCGGGATATGTTTGCATCTGTAGGAGCAGATGGTTCTGTGCGCATGTTTGATCTGCGCCATCTGGAGCACAGCACCATCATCTATGAGGACCCTCAGCATCACCCGCTGCTGCGCCTCTGCTGGAACAAACAGGACCCCAACTACCTGGCCACCATGGCCATGGATGGCATGGAg GTTGTGATTCTGGATGTGCGTGTGCCGTGCACACCGGTGGCTCGTCTCAATAATCACCGTGCCTGTGTAAACGGCATTGCATGGGCTCCTCACTCCTCCTGCCACATATGTACAGCAG CGGACGATCACCAGGCTCTGATCTGGGACATTCAGCAGATGCCTCGGGCCATCGAAGACCCCATCCTGGCCTACACGGCTGAAGGTGAGATCAACAACGTGCAGTGGGCTTCCACTCAGCCCGACTGGATCGCCATCTGCTACAACAACTGTCTGGAGATCCTGCGGGTGTAA